The Microbacter sp. GSS18 genome has a segment encoding these proteins:
- a CDS encoding transglutaminase family protein has protein sequence MKRLRIEHQTGFTYQGDVSASYNEARMLPGSTDSQFVLNAALDIEPSSSVNQYVDYFGTRVASFDVLHGHTKLMLTARSLVEVRPRPIEPTDFSWADLSREAPLAIATVEQLGQTERTKPHPEILDLARRIAADHTNPGLAARAIAEAVGDAVEYMHGITGVHSTAADAWEERKGVCQDIAHITLGALRAVAIPARYVSGYLHPREDAEVGEPVSGESHAWVEWFAGDWQGFDPTNNIEIGDRHVLVGRGRDYNDVPPLRGVYAGPHKSHLHVDVTITREA, from the coding sequence ATGAAGCGCCTTCGCATCGAGCACCAGACCGGCTTCACGTATCAGGGCGACGTGTCGGCGTCGTACAACGAGGCGCGGATGCTGCCGGGCTCGACCGACAGCCAGTTCGTGCTCAACGCGGCCCTGGACATCGAGCCCTCGTCGTCGGTGAACCAGTACGTCGACTACTTCGGCACGCGTGTGGCGTCCTTCGACGTCCTGCACGGGCACACGAAGCTGATGCTGACGGCCCGTTCGCTCGTCGAGGTGCGTCCGCGGCCGATCGAGCCGACCGACTTCTCGTGGGCCGACCTGTCGCGGGAGGCTCCGCTCGCGATCGCGACCGTGGAGCAGCTGGGTCAGACCGAGCGGACGAAGCCGCATCCCGAGATCCTCGACCTGGCCCGCCGCATCGCCGCAGACCACACCAACCCGGGTCTGGCCGCGCGCGCGATCGCCGAGGCCGTCGGCGACGCGGTCGAGTACATGCACGGCATCACCGGCGTGCATTCGACAGCGGCGGACGCGTGGGAGGAGCGCAAGGGCGTGTGCCAGGACATCGCGCACATCACGCTCGGGGCGCTGCGCGCCGTCGCGATCCCGGCTCGCTACGTGTCGGGCTATCTGCATCCGCGCGAGGACGCGGAAGTCGGAGAGCCGGTGTCGGGTGAGTCCCATGCGTGGGTCGAGTGGTTCGCGGGCGATTGGCAGGGCTTCGACCCCACGAACAACATCGAGATCGGCGACCGGCACGTGCTCGTCGGTCGCGGGCGCGACTACAACGACGTCCCGCCCCTGCGTGGCGTCTACGCCGGCCCGCACAAGAGCCACCTGCACGTCGACGTCACCATCACGCGCGAGGCGTAG
- a CDS encoding molybdopterin-dependent oxidoreductase, which translates to MATTRTRSLLAAAAAGVCGVAFGAGLGEATAAIAVPESSPFAVVGGALIDAAPPWAKDLAIELFGLADKVALLIGIAIVMGLVAAGAGVLESRRPPWGSVIAAALGVVGIVVATSRAGASGFAWLPAAVAGAAAAIAMRMLVRLAVRAYPPQTAVPALGDAGSPDGRAGEASGAPEPSPAAPSSRGVDRRGFLAWSGAAAAVGMIGLVVGNVARAGVQAATTVRDALRLPSPARSAPPIPAGAELGIPDLAPVVTPNGIFYRIDTALVAPQIDPADWSLRIHGMVDREVSLTWDELLALPLEETDTTLTCVSNTVGGGLIGNARWLGYPIRNLLEKAGVSPDADMVLSRSIDGWTASTPLEALTDDRDSILAVGMNGEPLPVEHGFPVRMVVPGLYGYVSATKWVTELKVTRFDSDTAYWTTRGWSARGPIKLQSRIDVPRFGTRLAPGDTVIAGMAWQQHVGVAGVEVQIDGGEWMPATLATAISDDTWVQWSIPWTATAGRHEVRCRAISATGEVQTDDAAPPAPDGATGRHRIDVTVE; encoded by the coding sequence GTGGCGACCACCCGCACGCGTTCCCTCCTCGCCGCCGCGGCGGCGGGGGTGTGCGGCGTCGCCTTCGGGGCGGGACTGGGCGAAGCGACCGCCGCGATCGCGGTGCCCGAGTCGAGTCCGTTCGCGGTGGTCGGCGGAGCGCTCATCGATGCGGCGCCGCCGTGGGCGAAGGATCTCGCGATCGAGCTGTTCGGTCTGGCCGACAAGGTCGCGCTCCTGATCGGGATCGCGATCGTGATGGGTCTCGTGGCCGCCGGCGCGGGCGTGCTCGAGTCTCGGCGGCCGCCGTGGGGCTCGGTGATCGCCGCCGCACTCGGCGTCGTCGGCATCGTCGTCGCGACCAGCCGCGCGGGTGCGAGCGGATTCGCCTGGCTGCCCGCGGCGGTCGCCGGTGCGGCCGCCGCGATCGCGATGCGCATGCTCGTGCGGCTGGCGGTTCGCGCCTACCCGCCGCAGACCGCCGTGCCGGCGCTCGGCGACGCCGGGTCGCCGGATGGGCGCGCGGGCGAGGCGTCCGGTGCGCCCGAGCCGTCACCCGCCGCACCGTCATCGCGCGGCGTCGATCGGCGCGGCTTCCTGGCGTGGTCCGGCGCCGCGGCCGCCGTCGGCATGATCGGGCTGGTCGTCGGCAACGTCGCACGCGCGGGCGTGCAGGCCGCCACGACCGTGCGCGACGCTCTGCGGCTTCCGTCACCCGCCCGCTCCGCGCCGCCGATTCCGGCCGGCGCCGAGCTCGGCATCCCCGACCTCGCGCCGGTCGTGACGCCCAACGGCATCTTCTACCGCATCGACACCGCTCTCGTGGCGCCGCAGATCGACCCTGCGGACTGGTCGCTGCGCATCCACGGCATGGTCGACCGCGAAGTGAGCCTCACGTGGGACGAGCTGCTCGCGCTGCCGCTCGAAGAGACCGACACCACCCTCACGTGCGTGTCGAACACCGTCGGCGGCGGGCTGATCGGCAACGCCCGCTGGCTCGGCTACCCGATCCGGAATCTGCTCGAGAAGGCCGGCGTGTCACCGGACGCCGACATGGTGCTCTCGCGGTCGATCGACGGCTGGACCGCCTCGACGCCGCTCGAGGCCCTCACCGACGACCGCGACTCGATCCTCGCGGTCGGGATGAACGGCGAGCCGCTGCCGGTCGAGCACGGCTTCCCGGTGCGCATGGTGGTGCCGGGGCTGTACGGCTACGTGTCGGCGACCAAGTGGGTGACCGAACTCAAGGTCACGCGGTTCGACAGCGACACCGCCTACTGGACGACGCGAGGGTGGTCGGCGCGCGGCCCGATCAAGCTCCAGTCGCGCATCGACGTGCCGCGCTTCGGCACCCGTCTCGCACCGGGCGACACGGTCATCGCCGGCATGGCCTGGCAGCAGCACGTCGGCGTCGCCGGTGTCGAAGTGCAGATCGACGGCGGGGAGTGGATGCCGGCGACGCTCGCGACGGCGATCTCGGACGACACGTGGGTGCAGTGGAGCATCCCGTGGACCGCGACGGCGGGACGCCACGAGGTCCGCTGCCGCGCCATCAGCGCGACCGGCGAGGTGCAGACGGACGACGCCGCACCGCCCGCACCGGACGGCGCCACCGGTCGTCACCGCATCGACGTCACCGTCGAGTGA
- a CDS encoding circularly permuted type 2 ATP-grasp protein: MGDLFDGYGSTTAPRKTPSGVPAFDEMFGSDLGVGAVPQSREAYKELYQALAQMTQEELRGRTESLASSYLAQGVTFDFAGEERPFPLDAVPRVIDYDEWSKTEAGVKQRVRALEAFLDDAYGRQHCVRDGVLPARLIASSQYFYRQAAGIHAANGVRIQVSGIDLIRDEHGEMRVLEDNVRVPSGVSYVISNRRVMAQTLPELFVSMRVRPVGDYPNKLLAALRASAPPGVEEPNVVVLTPGVYNSAYFEHTLLARLMGVELVEGRDLLCVGGKVFMRTTRGPQRVDVIYRRVDDDFLDPLQFRSDSMLGAPGLMLAARLGNVTIANAVGNGVADDKLLYTYVPDLIRYYLAEEPILKNVDTWRLEDPNALEEVLDRLDELVVKPVDGSGGKGLVVGPDASKSELDKLRKRLLADPRGWIAQPVVMLSTIPTLVEDGMRPRHADLRPFAVNDGDDIWVLPGGLTRVALPEGQLVVNSSQGGGSKDTWIVGGAAPGHVEYGQGTGGVSGLVDDQAAVTSAIPIIYDAQAEPAHSPQDVPDPVNEQHEQQQQTGGDRAC, translated from the coding sequence ATGGGCGATCTGTTCGACGGCTACGGCTCCACCACGGCGCCCCGCAAGACACCGTCCGGGGTGCCGGCGTTCGACGAGATGTTCGGCAGCGACCTCGGGGTGGGCGCGGTGCCCCAGTCCCGCGAGGCCTATAAAGAGCTCTACCAGGCGCTCGCGCAGATGACGCAGGAAGAGCTGCGCGGGCGAACCGAGTCCCTGGCGAGCTCCTACCTCGCGCAGGGCGTGACGTTCGACTTCGCGGGTGAGGAGAGACCCTTCCCGCTCGACGCGGTGCCCCGCGTCATCGACTACGACGAGTGGTCGAAGACCGAGGCCGGTGTCAAGCAGCGCGTCAGGGCGCTCGAGGCGTTCCTCGACGACGCGTACGGACGCCAGCACTGCGTTCGCGACGGCGTGCTGCCCGCGCGCCTGATCGCGTCGTCCCAGTACTTCTACCGGCAGGCGGCGGGCATCCATGCCGCCAACGGCGTGCGCATCCAGGTCTCCGGCATCGACCTGATCCGCGACGAGCACGGCGAGATGCGCGTCCTCGAGGACAACGTCCGCGTGCCGTCCGGCGTCAGCTACGTCATCTCGAACCGCCGGGTCATGGCCCAGACGCTCCCCGAGCTGTTCGTCTCGATGCGCGTGCGCCCGGTGGGGGACTACCCGAACAAGCTGCTCGCCGCGCTTCGCGCATCCGCCCCGCCCGGCGTCGAAGAGCCCAACGTCGTCGTGCTCACGCCGGGCGTCTACAACTCGGCGTACTTCGAGCACACGCTGCTCGCGCGCCTCATGGGCGTCGAGCTCGTCGAGGGCCGCGACCTGCTGTGCGTGGGCGGCAAGGTCTTCATGCGCACCACACGCGGACCGCAGCGCGTCGACGTGATCTATCGCCGCGTCGACGACGACTTCCTCGATCCGCTGCAGTTCCGCTCGGACTCGATGCTCGGCGCCCCGGGCCTCATGCTCGCCGCGCGCCTGGGCAACGTCACGATCGCCAACGCGGTCGGCAACGGCGTTGCGGACGACAAGCTGCTGTACACGTACGTGCCCGACCTCATCCGCTACTACCTCGCCGAGGAGCCGATCCTCAAGAACGTCGACACGTGGCGCCTCGAGGACCCGAACGCCCTCGAAGAGGTGCTCGACCGGCTCGACGAGCTCGTGGTCAAGCCCGTCGACGGCTCGGGCGGCAAGGGTCTGGTCGTGGGACCGGATGCCTCCAAGAGCGAACTCGACAAGCTGCGCAAGCGGCTGCTCGCCGATCCGCGGGGGTGGATCGCGCAGCCGGTCGTGATGCTCTCGACGATCCCGACCCTCGTCGAGGACGGCATGCGGCCGCGCCACGCCGACCTTCGTCCGTTCGCGGTCAACGACGGCGACGACATCTGGGTGCTGCCCGGCGGTCTCACCCGCGTCGCGCTGCCCGAGGGGCAGCTCGTGGTCAACTCGAGCCAGGGCGGCGGGTCGAAGGACACGTGGATCGTCGGCGGGGCCGCTCCCGGTCACGTCGAGTACGGCCAGGGCACCGGCGGGGTTTCAGGGCTCGTCGACGACCAGGCGGCCGTGACCTCGGCGATCCCGATCATCTACGACGCGCAGGCCGAGCCCGCCCACTCGCCGCAGGACGTCCCCGATCCCGTGAACGAGCAGCACGAACAGCAGCAGCAGACGGGCGGTGACCGCGCATGCTGA
- the rocD gene encoding ornithine--oxo-acid transaminase, which yields MTPTSPHLATAAIRIIDSEDEHVARNYHPLPVVLARGEGAWVTDVEGKRYLDLLSAYSALNFGHRHPELVAAATEQLGRLTLTSRAFHNDRLGEFAAALADLCGKQLVLPMNTGAEAVETAIKVARAWGYRVKGVEADAASIVVAHGNFHGRTTTIVGFSDDPDARDDFGPYAPGFAAVPFGDAAAIEAAIDENTAAVLIEPIQGEAGVVVPPEGYLRDVREICTKHNVLMIADEIQSGLGRAGTTFACDREQVVPDVYVLGKALGGGIVPLSAVVADSDILGVIRPGEHGSTFGGNPLAAAVGLRVVEMLASGQVQTRAQALGEHLEGRLAELVGHGVTGVRVAGLWAGVDIDPSVGTGREVAERLLARGVLVKDTHGQTVRLAPPLVIRATELDWAIEQLKVVLAD from the coding sequence ATGACTCCCACGTCCCCGCACCTCGCGACCGCCGCGATCCGCATCATCGACTCCGAGGACGAGCACGTCGCACGCAACTACCACCCGCTGCCCGTGGTGCTCGCACGGGGGGAGGGGGCATGGGTCACCGACGTCGAGGGCAAGCGGTACCTCGACCTGCTGTCGGCGTACTCGGCGCTGAACTTCGGGCACCGGCATCCCGAGCTCGTCGCGGCCGCCACCGAGCAGCTCGGGCGCCTCACCCTGACCAGCCGCGCCTTCCACAACGACCGCCTCGGCGAGTTCGCCGCGGCCCTCGCGGACCTGTGCGGCAAGCAGCTCGTGCTCCCCATGAACACCGGGGCCGAAGCGGTCGAGACGGCCATCAAGGTCGCTCGTGCGTGGGGCTACCGCGTGAAGGGCGTCGAGGCGGATGCCGCCTCGATCGTCGTCGCGCACGGCAACTTCCATGGCCGCACCACGACGATCGTCGGCTTCAGCGACGACCCCGATGCGCGAGACGACTTCGGGCCGTACGCCCCCGGCTTCGCCGCGGTCCCGTTCGGCGACGCCGCCGCGATCGAGGCGGCGATCGACGAGAACACCGCGGCCGTGCTCATCGAGCCGATCCAGGGCGAGGCCGGCGTGGTCGTGCCGCCCGAGGGCTATCTGCGCGACGTCCGTGAGATCTGCACGAAGCACAACGTCCTCATGATCGCCGACGAGATCCAGTCGGGGCTCGGACGTGCCGGAACGACGTTCGCGTGCGACCGCGAGCAGGTCGTGCCGGATGTGTACGTGCTGGGCAAGGCGCTCGGCGGCGGGATCGTGCCGCTGTCGGCGGTCGTCGCCGACAGCGACATCCTCGGCGTCATCCGGCCGGGAGAGCACGGCTCCACGTTCGGCGGCAACCCTCTCGCGGCGGCCGTGGGGCTGCGCGTGGTCGAGATGCTCGCCTCGGGGCAGGTGCAGACGCGGGCGCAGGCGCTGGGCGAGCACCTCGAGGGGCGTCTGGCCGAACTCGTCGGCCACGGCGTCACCGGCGTGCGCGTCGCCGGCCTGTGGGCGGGAGTCGACATCGACCCGTCCGTCGGCACGGGACGCGAGGTCGCCGAGCGGCTGCTCGCGCGCGGCGTGCTGGTCAAGGACACGCACGGCCAGACCGTGCGGCTTGCGCCGCCCCTGGTCATCCGCGCGACCGAGCTGGACTGGGCCATCGAGCAGTTGAAGGTCGTCCTGGCCGACTGA
- a CDS encoding VOC family protein, with translation MFPPGVNSAASSSRRRRTIVISTAAAAVIAVVAVVLVVLLTARPSQAGGDVPSAPLPDDTAMGTVDLEVVDLEVMRAYYTGALGLPVIEEDAERVVLGYDEPLVTLSAGAEGADDPAQAGLYHTAILYPDEPALAAALLSVATLAPQSYQGAADHAVSLAFYFGDPEGNGVELYVDRPRDEWVWEDGQVSMGSAFLDPNAFISEHADGEPATDAQVGHVHLRVGDLDQARAFYADTLGFAVTSETDGALFYAAGGYHHHLATNTWLSAGAGERGEGPGLGAFVVRVPTQGDLDDVAARLEAAGVAHETAAGAIETADPWGNVVNVLVD, from the coding sequence ATGTTTCCCCCTGGCGTGAACTCCGCAGCCTCATCCTCCCGCCGTCGCCGGACCATCGTGATCTCGACGGCGGCAGCAGCCGTGATCGCCGTCGTCGCGGTCGTCCTGGTCGTCCTCCTCACCGCCCGCCCGTCGCAGGCCGGCGGCGACGTGCCCTCCGCTCCGCTCCCGGACGACACCGCGATGGGGACGGTCGACCTGGAGGTGGTCGACCTCGAGGTGATGCGCGCCTACTACACCGGCGCGCTGGGGCTGCCGGTGATCGAAGAGGACGCCGAGCGTGTCGTCCTCGGCTATGACGAGCCCCTGGTGACGCTGTCCGCGGGGGCGGAGGGCGCCGACGATCCCGCCCAGGCCGGGCTGTACCACACGGCGATCCTCTATCCGGACGAGCCCGCGCTCGCCGCCGCTCTGCTTTCCGTGGCCACTCTCGCTCCACAGTCGTACCAGGGGGCGGCCGATCACGCCGTGAGCCTGGCGTTCTACTTCGGCGACCCCGAGGGCAATGGCGTCGAGCTGTACGTGGACCGGCCCCGTGACGAGTGGGTGTGGGAGGACGGACAGGTGAGCATGGGATCCGCCTTCCTCGACCCGAACGCGTTCATCTCCGAGCACGCCGACGGCGAGCCCGCCACCGATGCCCAGGTCGGCCACGTCCACCTGCGCGTGGGCGACCTCGACCAGGCCCGTGCCTTCTACGCCGACACCCTCGGCTTCGCGGTGACCAGCGAGACCGACGGCGCCCTCTTCTACGCCGCCGGCGGGTATCACCACCACCTCGCCACGAACACGTGGCTCAGCGCGGGCGCTGGGGAGCGCGGCGAGGGGCCGGGGCTGGGCGCCTTCGTCGTGCGGGTGCCGACGCAGGGCGACCTCGACGACGTCGCGGCGCGGCTCGAGGCCGCCGGCGTCGCGCATGAGACGGCGGCCGGTGCGATCGAGACGGCCGACCCGTGGGGCAACGTCGTCAACGTCCTGGTGGACTGA
- a CDS encoding alpha-E domain-containing protein, with amino-acid sequence MLSRIAESLFWIGRYLERADGTARILDVHLQLLLEDPWIDEDVACRSLLAVMGSFPDEGADTVGREDVLQQLAVDRSNYSSIAYCLGAARENARRAREIVSTELWETLNTTNARMPRRLQVDKVHNFFQWVRERTALSVGVVDSSTSRDEAWQFFTLGRSIERTDMTARMLATRSLTEASGPSWTTILRSCGAYEAYLRTYKGMPGARNAAEFLLLDRLFPRSIIYSIQSAEQCMSAIDPRADRVGHSNTVLRALGQIRNDLEYSSLTEILNELPEHMERVQVVTRDASEAIRQRFFPTQTEPSWIGEIS; translated from the coding sequence ATGCTGAGCCGCATCGCCGAATCCCTGTTCTGGATCGGACGCTATCTCGAGCGGGCCGACGGCACCGCCCGCATCCTCGACGTCCACCTGCAGCTGCTGCTGGAGGACCCGTGGATCGACGAGGACGTCGCATGCCGGTCGCTCCTGGCCGTCATGGGCTCGTTCCCCGACGAGGGCGCCGACACCGTCGGCCGCGAGGACGTGCTGCAGCAGCTGGCCGTCGATCGCAGCAACTACTCGAGCATCGCCTACTGCCTCGGCGCCGCGCGCGAGAACGCGCGCCGGGCGCGCGAGATCGTCTCCACCGAGCTGTGGGAGACCCTGAACACCACGAACGCCCGCATGCCGCGGCGCCTTCAGGTCGACAAGGTCCACAACTTCTTCCAGTGGGTGCGTGAGCGCACGGCCCTGTCGGTCGGCGTCGTGGATTCGTCGACGAGTCGCGACGAGGCGTGGCAGTTCTTCACCCTCGGCCGCTCCATCGAGCGCACCGACATGACGGCGCGCATGCTCGCCACGCGATCGCTCACCGAGGCCTCGGGTCCGTCGTGGACGACGATCCTGCGCTCGTGCGGCGCCTACGAGGCGTACCTGCGGACCTACAAGGGGATGCCCGGCGCGCGCAACGCGGCCGAGTTCCTGCTGCTGGACCGGCTGTTCCCGCGCTCGATCATCTACTCGATCCAGAGCGCGGAGCAGTGCATGAGCGCCATCGACCCCCGTGCCGACCGCGTCGGGCACTCCAACACGGTGTTGCGCGCCCTCGGCCAGATCCGCAACGACCTCGAGTACAGCTCCCTCACCGAGATCCTCAACGAGCTGCCCGAGCACATGGAGCGCGTGCAGGTCGTGACCCGCGATGCGTCCGAGGCGATCCGGCAGAGGTTCTTCCCGACGCAGACCGAGCCGAGCTGGATCGGAGAGATCTCATGA
- a CDS encoding putative quinol monooxygenase: MVHAAIVEFRMDPTRLDEAETVFGEMLETSRAFEGCERLDWLVDRDDPACWTLYEEWSSWEAEQAYRDYRAGAGAVPELGPLLTGPPRLVRLEPFDR, encoded by the coding sequence ATGGTGCACGCGGCGATCGTCGAGTTCCGGATGGATCCGACGCGGCTGGACGAGGCCGAGACGGTGTTCGGCGAGATGCTCGAGACGTCGAGGGCGTTCGAGGGCTGCGAACGGCTCGACTGGCTCGTCGACCGCGACGACCCCGCCTGCTGGACGCTGTACGAGGAGTGGTCGTCGTGGGAGGCCGAGCAGGCCTACCGGGACTACCGGGCCGGGGCGGGAGCGGTGCCCGAGCTCGGACCTCTGCTCACCGGCCCGCCGCGTCTGGTGCGCCTCGAGCCGTTCGACCGCTGA